Proteins co-encoded in one Microcella sp. genomic window:
- a CDS encoding DUF4397 domain-containing protein, which yields MRNRILAGLGVAALATVGVAAPANALSSTTADVWVVHAFPGVTVDVFINGDLAIDAFAPGDVEPLVDVPAGNYVIDIAADSADTTITPGDGLFGTGAGGVDVAAATSYSLVAHPNTSGDPILTPFVNDLSSVGAGNASVTVRHTANAPAVNVVALPDTVLFAGVTNTQAGTTSVPAGTYDIQVQVAADDSVAIDLPDTALAAGTHYFIHAFGPQSDDSFGVVLFTIADSPAGVPAGSAGLAAENGAGSTGLIAGGAALLALLIAGGVIVARRMTAEQR from the coding sequence ATGCGCAACCGTATTCTCGCGGGGCTGGGCGTCGCCGCCCTCGCCACCGTCGGCGTCGCCGCTCCGGCGAACGCCCTCAGCAGCACCACGGCCGATGTCTGGGTCGTGCACGCTTTCCCCGGCGTGACCGTCGACGTCTTCATCAACGGCGACCTCGCCATCGACGCGTTCGCGCCCGGTGACGTCGAGCCGCTGGTCGACGTGCCGGCTGGCAACTACGTGATCGACATCGCCGCCGACTCGGCCGACACCACCATCACTCCCGGTGACGGACTCTTCGGCACGGGTGCCGGCGGTGTCGATGTGGCCGCGGCCACCTCGTACAGCCTCGTGGCTCACCCCAACACCTCGGGTGACCCCATCCTCACGCCGTTCGTGAACGACCTGAGCTCGGTCGGTGCGGGCAACGCGAGCGTCACGGTTCGCCACACCGCCAACGCGCCGGCTGTGAACGTCGTCGCCCTGCCCGACACGGTCCTGTTCGCTGGTGTCACCAACACGCAGGCCGGCACCACGTCGGTTCCTGCTGGCACCTACGACATCCAGGTGCAGGTGGCCGCGGATGACTCGGTCGCCATCGACCTGCCCGACACGGCTCTGGCGGCGGGCACGCACTACTTCATCCACGCCTTCGGCCCGCAGAGCGACGACAGCTTCGGCGTCGTGCTGTTCACCATCGCTGACTCGCCGGCCGGCGTTCCCGCGGGCTCCGCGGGTCTGGCTGCTGAGAACGGTGCTGGCTCGACCGGCCTGATCGCTGGCGGTGCGGCTCTTCTCGCCCTGCTGATCGCGGGTGGCGTCATCGTCGCCCGCCGCATGACGGCAGAGCAGCGCTGA
- a CDS encoding RNA polymerase sigma factor: protein MSTTIDDATELGRRFADGDETALAAIYGEWSSLVYSLALRSLGHATDAEDVTQKVFVAAWRGRERFDPERASISAWLVGITRNMVADAHQARTRERQLTAQAAAVAPDEVAPSAEVDLADRLLIADEIAQLDPVPRTVVHLAFYDDLTHTQIAERLDMPVGTVKSHIRRSLSRLRNRLEVSHGPAS, encoded by the coding sequence GTGTCTACGACTATCGACGACGCGACCGAGCTAGGTCGTCGGTTCGCCGACGGCGACGAGACCGCCCTCGCGGCGATCTACGGTGAGTGGTCGTCGCTGGTGTACTCCTTGGCGCTGCGGTCACTGGGTCACGCCACCGACGCTGAAGACGTGACGCAGAAGGTCTTCGTGGCGGCATGGCGCGGTCGCGAGCGCTTCGATCCCGAACGCGCGTCGATCTCTGCGTGGCTGGTCGGCATCACTCGCAACATGGTGGCGGATGCTCACCAGGCGCGCACGCGCGAACGGCAGTTGACCGCGCAGGCTGCGGCAGTCGCCCCTGACGAGGTCGCACCGAGCGCCGAGGTCGACCTGGCCGACCGGTTGCTCATCGCTGACGAGATCGCTCAGCTCGACCCGGTGCCGCGCACGGTCGTGCACCTCGCGTTCTATGACGACTTGACCCACACGCAGATTGCCGAACGGCTCGACATGCCGGTCGGCACCGTGAAATCGCACATCAGACGAAGTCTGAGCAGACTGAGAAACAGACTGGAGGTGAGCCATGGACCCGCATCTTGA
- a CDS encoding pyridoxamine 5'-phosphate oxidase family protein codes for MEDIIGGVDEKGGIMVMGFGGIVELSPSACWQLLRENTLGRIAVTAAGTVDIFPINYAVDDETIVFRTAPGTKLLELAINDRVAFEIDHHDEHEAWSIVVKGIAERMERQSEMDAAEELGLAPWIPTLKYRWVRIHPTEVTGRRFALGPEPARV; via the coding sequence ATGGAGGACATCATCGGCGGCGTTGACGAGAAGGGCGGAATCATGGTCATGGGATTCGGAGGCATCGTCGAACTGAGCCCGTCGGCCTGCTGGCAACTGCTGCGCGAGAACACGCTCGGACGCATAGCGGTGACGGCCGCGGGCACGGTCGACATCTTTCCGATCAACTACGCGGTCGACGACGAGACCATCGTGTTTCGCACCGCGCCGGGTACGAAGCTGCTCGAACTCGCCATCAACGACCGCGTCGCGTTCGAGATCGATCACCACGACGAGCACGAGGCATGGAGCATTGTGGTCAAGGGCATCGCCGAGCGCATGGAGCGGCAGAGCGAGATGGATGCGGCAGAAGAACTGGGCCTCGCACCGTGGATTCCGACCCTCAAGTACCGCTGGGTGCGCATTCACCCCACCGAGGTCACCGGCCGCCGATTCGCTCTAGGGCCCGAGCCCGCGCGCGTCTAG
- the cydC gene encoding thiol reductant ABC exporter subunit CydC: protein MSASVERDGAGTVDRATRRPVLRASLPPIRAFWPALALGVLASGSAVALLATSSWLIARAAEQPPILFLGFAIVGVRAFALGRAVFRYLERLVAHDAAFRALGTLRVSVFRRLLPVAPDGLKGVRRGDLLTALVRDVDALQDLPLRVLQPMVTALVVSSLAVVGIWWVSPAAGFAVLAGLAITTAAAAAVMAALSRDADARIAPLRGQLADAVLEYLTRWETLRAFGADVERRERVAALDAQLRSAQTRQSAAAGSVAALFTLGAGATLLAVLVATEPAFASGSITAPVFVLLVLVPLAVFELVAGLPAALSAWWRVRASADRIASVVPATTPSELPTAPTNPAAVPEGPLSVRLRGVTARWPGEPHPALSEVDLDLRPGDRLVVEGSSGVGKTTLAHVLVRFLDHEGEYLLGGIDARTMHPDDVRRHVVLCEQSPHLFDDGIRQNLLFARDTATDDELLGVLERVGLGEWCHARGGLDALVGERGRLVSGGEAQRIALARALLTDAPVLVLDEPTANVDPDRAESLLDELLGAAAAPDRAIIVISHTPVADRLATSRLHLAAPRA, encoded by the coding sequence ATGAGCGCGAGCGTCGAGCGCGACGGCGCGGGCACGGTCGACCGCGCCACGCGGCGGCCCGTTCTGCGAGCATCCCTGCCGCCGATCCGCGCCTTCTGGCCGGCTCTTGCGCTGGGCGTGCTCGCGAGCGGCTCGGCCGTCGCCCTGCTTGCCACGAGTTCGTGGCTCATCGCGCGTGCGGCCGAGCAGCCGCCCATTCTCTTCCTCGGGTTCGCGATCGTCGGCGTGCGCGCCTTCGCTCTCGGCCGCGCCGTGTTTCGGTACCTCGAGCGGCTCGTCGCTCACGACGCAGCGTTTCGTGCGCTCGGCACCTTGCGCGTCAGCGTCTTTCGCAGGCTTCTGCCCGTCGCGCCTGATGGGCTGAAGGGGGTGCGTCGCGGCGACCTGCTCACCGCGCTCGTGCGCGACGTCGACGCCCTGCAAGATCTGCCCTTGCGAGTGCTGCAGCCGATGGTCACCGCCCTCGTGGTCAGCTCACTCGCCGTCGTCGGAATCTGGTGGGTCTCGCCGGCGGCGGGTTTCGCCGTGCTCGCGGGCCTTGCCATCACGACCGCCGCGGCGGCTGCGGTGATGGCAGCGCTGAGTCGTGACGCCGACGCCCGCATCGCTCCGCTGCGCGGTCAGCTCGCCGACGCCGTGCTCGAGTACCTGACCCGCTGGGAAACCTTGCGCGCATTCGGAGCCGATGTCGAACGCCGCGAGCGTGTCGCAGCACTCGATGCCCAGCTTCGTAGCGCGCAGACGCGTCAGTCGGCCGCAGCAGGCAGTGTTGCGGCACTCTTCACCCTCGGTGCCGGGGCGACCCTTCTCGCGGTGCTCGTGGCCACCGAGCCGGCGTTCGCGAGCGGGTCGATCACGGCGCCCGTGTTCGTGCTGCTCGTGCTCGTGCCGCTCGCGGTGTTCGAACTGGTGGCAGGGCTGCCCGCAGCCCTCTCTGCATGGTGGCGAGTGCGGGCGAGCGCCGACCGCATCGCGTCCGTCGTGCCGGCGACCACTCCCTCCGAACTGCCGACGGCGCCCACGAACCCGGCGGCCGTTCCCGAGGGGCCGCTCAGTGTTCGACTGCGCGGAGTCACGGCGCGCTGGCCGGGAGAGCCGCACCCCGCGCTCTCTGAGGTCGATCTCGACCTCAGGCCGGGTGACCGGCTTGTCGTCGAAGGATCGAGCGGAGTGGGCAAGACGACCCTCGCGCACGTGCTCGTGCGCTTTCTCGACCACGAGGGCGAATACCTGCTCGGCGGGATCGATGCGCGCACGATGCACCCGGACGACGTGCGTCGGCACGTCGTGCTGTGCGAGCAGAGCCCGCACTTGTTCGATGACGGCATTCGCCAGAATCTGCTGTTCGCGCGCGATACCGCCACCGACGACGAACTGCTCGGTGTGCTCGAGCGCGTGGGGCTGGGTGAGTGGTGCCACGCCCGAGGGGGTTTGGATGCGCTGGTCGGCGAACGGGGCCGGCTCGTGAGTGGCGGCGAGGCGCAGCGCATTGCCCTGGCTCGCGCTCTGCTGACCGATGCGCCCGTGCTCGTGCTCGATGAGCCGACCGCGAACGTCGATCCTGATCGCGCCGAATCGCTGCTCGACGAGCTGCTCGGCGCCGCCGCCGCTCCGGATCGCGCGATCATCGTGATCTCGCACACCCCCGTCGCCGACCGACTCGCGACGTCGCGCCTGCATCTGGCCGCGCCCCGCGCGTGA
- a CDS encoding HdeD family acid-resistance protein, with protein MASSTSAPSPLALERGFVIASAITAIVLGIVALIWPGATLLTVALLFGAFLVVSGIFRLVIAFTSDNLGTGLRWLVGILGALVVVAGVFALANPLLSLEILAYVIAFGWIFDGVAAIAAGVRGESATPRWLAIVSGVISIIAGGVMLFLPALGIATLVLVGGWILIAIGIATFFSLPSKKAPAATTPVETSNA; from the coding sequence ATGGCGTCATCCACTTCTGCCCCCTCGCCGCTCGCGCTCGAGCGCGGTTTCGTCATCGCCTCGGCGATCACGGCCATCGTGCTCGGCATCGTTGCACTCATCTGGCCCGGGGCTACTCTGCTCACCGTCGCGCTGCTGTTCGGCGCGTTCCTCGTCGTGAGCGGCATCTTCCGGCTCGTCATCGCCTTCACGAGCGACAACCTCGGCACGGGGCTGCGCTGGCTCGTCGGCATTCTCGGCGCCCTCGTCGTGGTCGCGGGCGTGTTCGCTCTCGCGAATCCGCTGCTCTCGCTCGAGATTCTCGCTTACGTCATCGCCTTCGGCTGGATCTTCGACGGTGTCGCCGCGATCGCCGCCGGCGTGCGCGGCGAGTCGGCGACGCCGCGCTGGCTCGCCATCGTCTCGGGTGTCATCTCGATCATCGCCGGTGGCGTCATGCTCTTCCTGCCCGCTCTCGGAATCGCCACGCTCGTACTCGTCGGCGGCTGGATCCTCATCGCGATCGGCATTGCGACGTTCTTCTCGCTGCCGTCGAAGAAAGCTCCTGCCGCGACGACTCCGGTCGAGACGTCGAACGCCTAG
- a CDS encoding aspartate ammonia-lyase, translating to MMRIERDSLGEMPIPADAYWGIHTARALENFPITRRALSNHPNLIVALAMVKQAAARANKEIGVLRAERADLIDQVCSEIIDGHLHDQFVLGVLQGGAGTSTNMCTNEIIANRCLELMGEQKGDYANFHPNDHVNRSQSTNDVYPTAIKLAMVFSLESLLAEHRLLIDSFAAKGQEFAQILKVGRTQMQDAVPMTLGQEFRGFATTLGEDQERLSEIIPWLNEINMGATAIGTGITADPRYAEAVRRHLSEISGHAMVTSPDLIEATSDTGIFMTVSGTLKRAAVKLSKICNDLRLLSSGPQAGFGEINLPPRQAGSSIMPGKVNPVIPEVVNQVAFSIIGADATVTAAVEGGQLQLNAFEPVIATSIMQSLAWMSNACRTLRINCIDGITANEERLAEMVEASVGVVTALTPYLGYQESAALAYEALSTKVPVRQLVIERGLMTEAEIAKLLSPERLSGVVPATGAIPLPMVAPEN from the coding sequence ATGATGCGCATCGAGCGCGACAGTCTCGGTGAGATGCCCATTCCTGCCGACGCCTATTGGGGCATCCACACCGCGCGCGCTCTCGAGAACTTTCCGATCACGCGACGCGCTCTCTCGAACCACCCGAACTTGATCGTCGCCCTCGCGATGGTCAAGCAGGCGGCAGCGCGGGCCAACAAAGAGATCGGAGTGTTGCGCGCCGAGCGCGCCGACCTCATCGATCAGGTCTGCAGCGAGATCATCGACGGGCACTTGCACGACCAGTTCGTACTCGGCGTGCTGCAGGGCGGCGCGGGCACGAGCACGAACATGTGCACAAACGAGATCATTGCCAACCGCTGCCTCGAGCTCATGGGCGAGCAGAAGGGCGACTACGCGAACTTCCATCCGAACGACCACGTCAACCGCAGCCAGTCGACGAACGACGTGTACCCGACCGCCATCAAGCTCGCTATGGTGTTCAGCCTCGAGAGCCTGCTCGCCGAGCACCGCCTTCTCATCGACTCGTTCGCAGCGAAGGGGCAAGAGTTCGCGCAGATTCTGAAGGTCGGGCGCACGCAAATGCAAGACGCCGTGCCGATGACTCTGGGGCAAGAGTTTCGTGGGTTCGCGACGACACTCGGCGAAGACCAAGAGCGGCTGAGCGAGATCATTCCGTGGCTCAACGAGATCAACATGGGGGCGACGGCGATCGGCACGGGCATCACCGCCGACCCGCGCTACGCCGAGGCGGTGCGGCGCCACCTCAGTGAGATCTCGGGTCACGCGATGGTCACCTCGCCCGACCTCATCGAGGCGACGAGCGACACCGGCATCTTCATGACGGTGTCGGGCACGCTCAAGCGGGCGGCCGTGAAGCTCTCGAAGATCTGCAACGATCTGCGGTTGCTCTCGAGCGGGCCGCAGGCAGGCTTCGGCGAGATCAATCTGCCGCCGCGGCAAGCGGGCAGCTCGATCATGCCCGGCAAGGTCAACCCAGTGATTCCTGAAGTGGTCAACCAGGTCGCGTTCTCGATCATCGGCGCCGACGCGACGGTCACGGCCGCGGTCGAGGGCGGTCAGTTGCAGCTCAACGCCTTCGAGCCCGTCATCGCGACGAGCATCATGCAGTCGTTGGCATGGATGTCGAATGCCTGCCGAACCCTGCGCATCAACTGCATCGACGGCATCACCGCCAACGAAGAGCGGCTGGCCGAGATGGTCGAAGCTAGTGTCGGCGTCGTGACCGCGTTGACCCCCTATCTCGGCTATCAAGAGTCGGCTGCTCTCGCCTACGAGGCGCTGTCGACGAAGGTGCCCGTGCGCCAGCTCGTGATCGAGCGAGGCCTCATGACCGAGGCAGAGATCGCCAAACTGCTCTCGCCTGAGCGCCTCAGCGGTGTCGTGCCGGCAACAGGGGCGATTCCGTTGCCGATGGTCGCGCCCGAGAACTGA
- a CDS encoding class F sortase, which yields MSSRSTKAVVLAFVGLLLVTGCSAPAEPLERERGSAEFDPFRTSRTDEFVSSSELLTTVKSAPTRLIVGAIDLDMRVDTKGLEPNGDMSLPVSPFRAGWYEYAAAPNSPAGATVLAAHVDAIGEGLGPFSRLRSLDVGTEASIIDASGEVHVYRVVSVERLDKGVVPWATYFSTAGDPRLILITCGGEYDPRVGSYDDNYIVTAEKVT from the coding sequence ATGAGCAGCAGGTCGACGAAGGCGGTAGTTCTGGCCTTCGTCGGCCTGCTGCTCGTTACCGGGTGCAGTGCCCCCGCAGAGCCTCTCGAGCGCGAACGCGGGTCGGCCGAATTCGATCCCTTCCGCACCTCTCGCACCGACGAGTTCGTGTCGAGCTCTGAGCTACTGACCACGGTCAAGTCTGCTCCGACGAGATTGATCGTCGGGGCTATCGATCTCGACATGCGGGTCGACACCAAAGGGCTGGAGCCCAACGGCGACATGAGCCTGCCGGTCAGCCCTTTCCGGGCCGGCTGGTACGAGTACGCTGCAGCCCCGAACAGCCCGGCCGGAGCCACGGTGCTGGCCGCGCACGTCGACGCCATCGGCGAGGGGCTCGGTCCCTTCTCCCGCCTGAGGTCGCTCGACGTCGGAACCGAGGCGTCAATCATCGACGCATCGGGTGAGGTGCACGTGTACCGCGTCGTGTCGGTGGAACGTCTCGACAAGGGCGTGGTGCCGTGGGCGACCTACTTCTCCACAGCAGGCGATCCGCGACTCATTCTCATCACCTGCGGGGGAGAGTACGACCCGCGGGTGGGCAGCTATGACGACAACTACATCGTGACGGCCGAGAAGGTGACATGA
- a CDS encoding AlkA N-terminal domain-containing protein encodes MGLDHDRCYRALSARDARFDGQFIAGVHSTGIYCRPSCPAATPRPHNVRFYPTAAAAHEAGLRACKRCQPDALPGNPDWNLRDDLAGRAMRLILDGVVEREGVAGLASQLGYSSRHLARVLADELGAGPLALARAHRAESARALLAATDLPVSHVAFAAGFASIRQFNDTMREVYDLTPSELRTLARRSRQGRRTGPSIEGTTVSVRLAARPPFDGEGVLRYFADHAITGVERINLDEGSIERLLPLPGGEAFVRVVLDRSRPGVRVSARLATLSDLQPLTARVRRWFDLDADSPAIDEQLREHALLAPLVHAAPGIRIPGSVDASETLLRTMVGQQISLAAARTVLGRLAAELDAASRAVRPPEGLTSFPSPAVVAEHGLSVLRGPRTRVLAIHRAASALASGELRLDVGLTSGELRSRLVDLDGVGPWTADYVTMRVLGSPDLLLSTDLVLLRTLRARRAAQSAREAARLGEQWAPWRSYATLHLWRAAPPALSSRARPSATESPLLPARHR; translated from the coding sequence ATGGGCCTCGATCACGACCGCTGCTACCGCGCGCTGTCGGCGCGTGACGCCCGCTTCGACGGCCAGTTCATCGCCGGTGTGCACTCCACGGGCATCTACTGTCGCCCGAGCTGCCCCGCCGCGACACCGCGACCCCACAATGTGCGGTTCTACCCGACCGCGGCTGCGGCGCATGAAGCAGGCTTGCGGGCCTGCAAGCGGTGTCAGCCCGATGCGCTGCCCGGGAATCCTGATTGGAACCTCCGCGACGACCTGGCCGGGCGCGCCATGCGCCTCATTCTCGACGGAGTAGTGGAGCGCGAGGGTGTGGCTGGCCTGGCTTCACAGCTCGGCTACAGCAGCCGACACCTGGCACGAGTTCTCGCTGACGAGCTCGGCGCTGGCCCACTGGCTCTCGCCCGAGCGCATCGCGCCGAGTCGGCACGAGCACTGCTCGCCGCGACCGACCTGCCGGTGTCGCACGTCGCGTTCGCTGCCGGGTTCGCGAGCATAAGACAGTTCAACGACACGATGCGCGAGGTCTACGACCTGACGCCCAGCGAGCTGCGCACTCTGGCGCGCCGAAGTCGACAGGGCCGTCGAACGGGGCCGAGCATCGAGGGCACGACGGTGTCGGTGCGCCTGGCAGCACGGCCTCCGTTCGATGGCGAGGGAGTGCTGCGCTACTTCGCCGATCACGCGATCACCGGCGTCGAGCGCATCAACCTCGACGAGGGCAGCATCGAGCGGCTGCTGCCCTTGCCCGGGGGCGAGGCGTTCGTGCGCGTCGTGCTCGATCGTTCACGACCCGGCGTGCGAGTGAGTGCCCGGCTCGCGACGCTCAGCGACCTGCAGCCACTCACCGCCCGCGTGCGACGGTGGTTCGACCTCGATGCAGACTCGCCCGCGATCGATGAGCAGTTGCGCGAGCATGCGCTGTTGGCACCCCTCGTGCATGCCGCGCCGGGCATCCGGATTCCTGGCTCAGTCGATGCCTCAGAGACCCTGCTGCGCACGATGGTCGGTCAGCAGATCTCGCTTGCCGCCGCGCGCACGGTGCTCGGTCGGCTGGCTGCCGAGTTGGATGCCGCGTCGCGGGCGGTGCGCCCCCCGGAAGGCTTGACGAGTTTCCCCTCCCCCGCCGTCGTGGCCGAGCACGGACTCTCGGTGCTGCGAGGGCCGCGCACCCGGGTGCTGGCGATTCACCGTGCAGCCAGCGCTCTTGCCTCGGGCGAGCTGCGCCTCGACGTAGGACTGACGTCAGGCGAACTGCGATCGAGGCTCGTCGACCTCGACGGGGTGGGACCGTGGACGGCCGACTACGTCACGATGCGCGTGCTCGGATCACCCGACCTGCTACTCAGCACCGACCTCGTGCTCTTGCGCACGCTGCGGGCGCGCCGAGCGGCACAGAGCGCGCGCGAGGCGGCTCGACTGGGCGAGCAGTGGGCACCGTGGCGGTCGTACGCAACGCTGCATCTCTGGCGCGCGGCACCCCCAGCACTCAGTTCTCGGGCGCGACCATCGGCAACGGAATCGCCCCTGTTGCCGGCACGACACCGCTGA
- a CDS encoding anti-sigma factor, translating into MDPHLDADTAALAALGEPMPDDRRAGHLASCESCRREIDALRSTVSVARSTVGENELHAAPAHVWRSIRAELALSPDLVPPRGTVTTAAVMTAQTDGAAPALAEPVRLDAVRERRAGIRRFIAPVLASAAAAALVAALVVTWSAGAPRDMGVTLAAAQLDALPAWSGSSGQATVAELVDGQRVMRVALDAEVDDTLVREVWLLTENVDGLISLGLLSGPTGEFLIPASVDLDRYSVVDISAEPVDGDPTHSGDSIVRGALDV; encoded by the coding sequence ATGGACCCGCATCTTGATGCTGATACGGCGGCACTCGCCGCGCTCGGCGAACCGATGCCCGACGATCGTCGCGCGGGCCACCTCGCCTCGTGCGAGTCGTGCCGACGCGAGATCGACGCCCTGCGCTCGACGGTCTCGGTGGCCCGATCGACTGTCGGTGAGAACGAACTGCACGCCGCGCCAGCGCATGTCTGGCGGTCGATTCGCGCAGAGCTCGCCCTCTCGCCCGACCTCGTGCCGCCCCGCGGCACAGTGACGACGGCCGCAGTGATGACGGCGCAGACCGACGGTGCGGCACCCGCTCTCGCCGAGCCCGTACGGCTTGATGCGGTGCGCGAGCGCCGTGCGGGCATCCGGCGCTTCATCGCCCCGGTTCTTGCCTCAGCTGCCGCGGCCGCTCTCGTCGCCGCACTCGTGGTGACGTGGAGCGCGGGAGCCCCGCGAGACATGGGCGTCACGCTCGCTGCCGCGCAGCTCGACGCGCTTCCGGCGTGGTCGGGGTCGAGCGGCCAGGCGACGGTGGCTGAGCTCGTCGACGGCCAGCGCGTGATGAGAGTCGCGCTCGATGCCGAGGTCGACGACACGCTCGTGCGCGAGGTCTGGCTGCTGACGGAGAACGTCGACGGCCTCATCAGCCTTGGTCTGCTGTCGGGCCCGACCGGAGAATTCTTGATTCCCGCGTCGGTCGATCTCGATCGCTACTCGGTGGTCGACATCAGCGCCGAGCCGGTGGATGGAGACCCCACGCACTCAGGAGACTCCATCGTGCGCGGGGCCCTCGACGTCTAG
- a CDS encoding PrsW family intramembrane metalloprotease, whose product MTDPSGATPSSATPDYSATATGVSSAPALHAAPNEVRLETQTAQAGLPTTRRASPGLVVASVIGYIIVALSLLFVLAYLFVGLGAAGVIIGGVLALVPLGIVFWGIRWIDRWEPEPRGALVFAFLWGAGMSVFIALAVDAEIQNVIAAAGLGDFGAEFFGAAIQAPIVEEVGKGLGVLLLFFAVRRHFDGPVDGIVYSAWVAGGFAFTENILYFGSELAAGGASTVEVFFIRGLMSPFAHVMFTAFIGAAIGFAAQRPGRWRGVVAFGIGLIPAVLLHAFWNGVLFFISDFYGYYLLVQVPLFVVAVWLVSQLRRQEQRIIRERLGEYAAVGWFHEQEVAMLSSPTGRRDAKRWAKAHGVAPVMRDFIRDATSLAYARQRILGDRDSIGSQSDEAVLLQRVAASRHTLRGPAPTA is encoded by the coding sequence ATGACCGACCCTTCAGGCGCTACGCCGTCGAGCGCTACTCCCGACTACAGCGCCACGGCAACCGGGGTATCGAGCGCGCCCGCCCTGCATGCCGCCCCGAACGAGGTGCGGCTCGAGACCCAGACCGCGCAGGCGGGCCTGCCGACGACGCGACGCGCGAGCCCTGGTCTCGTGGTCGCATCCGTCATCGGCTACATCATCGTGGCGCTATCGCTGCTTTTCGTACTCGCCTATCTGTTCGTCGGCCTGGGGGCAGCCGGCGTCATCATCGGTGGCGTGCTCGCTCTCGTGCCGCTCGGCATCGTGTTCTGGGGCATCCGCTGGATCGACCGATGGGAGCCCGAACCGCGCGGTGCCCTTGTTTTCGCTTTTCTGTGGGGCGCGGGCATGAGCGTATTCATCGCACTTGCGGTGGATGCTGAGATTCAGAACGTCATCGCAGCAGCGGGCCTCGGCGACTTCGGTGCCGAGTTCTTTGGCGCCGCGATTCAGGCCCCCATCGTCGAAGAGGTGGGTAAGGGCCTCGGCGTGCTGCTGCTCTTCTTCGCCGTGCGACGGCACTTCGACGGCCCCGTCGACGGCATCGTCTACAGCGCCTGGGTGGCGGGCGGGTTCGCCTTCACCGAAAACATTCTCTACTTCGGCAGCGAGCTCGCTGCCGGCGGAGCGAGCACGGTCGAGGTCTTCTTCATCCGCGGCCTCATGTCACCCTTCGCGCACGTCATGTTCACGGCCTTCATCGGTGCCGCCATCGGGTTCGCGGCGCAGAGGCCCGGTCGGTGGCGCGGGGTGGTCGCGTTCGGCATCGGCCTGATTCCGGCGGTGCTACTGCACGCCTTCTGGAACGGCGTGCTCTTCTTCATCAGTGACTTCTACGGGTACTACCTGCTCGTGCAGGTGCCGCTGTTCGTGGTCGCTGTCTGGCTCGTGTCTCAGTTGAGGCGCCAAGAGCAGCGCATCATCCGCGAACGACTGGGCGAGTATGCCGCGGTCGGTTGGTTCCACGAGCAAGAAGTGGCCATGCTCTCGAGCCCGACAGGCCGTCGCGATGCGAAGCGCTGGGCGAAGGCTCACGGTGTGGCGCCCGTCATGCGCGACTTCATTCGTGATGCGACGAGTCTCGCCTACGCACGCCAGCGCATTCTCGGCGACCGCGACTCGATCGGTTCCCAGTCAGACGAGGCAGTGCTTCTGCAGAGAGTCGCTGCATCGCGGCATACGCTCCGGGGTCCGGCGCCGACGGCGTAA
- a CDS encoding NADP-dependent oxidoreductase: MISAPLQGRAIVYHEHGGTEVLQFAERPVGAPGNGEVVVRFVAAGLNPVDAKLRAGRSRMQLPLPVWVGREFSGVIEQLGSDIGDFSVGDAVFGSIPQGAFADYVVAPATVIARVPEAVPLEVAAGLALAGQTAWDALESQQLRAGDVIVVSAAAGGVGGMLAQLAALRGIRVIGTASAANHEWLQSRGVEPVLYGNGLADRLAAAAPEGITAVFDQHGPETIEAALALDVPSERINTIATDATVYGVRNVGRGAVHPPTLDALAALVADGALDVPIAATFPLSEVRAAFEFLEAGHLRGKVVLTAD; encoded by the coding sequence ATGATCTCCGCACCACTGCAAGGCCGGGCCATCGTCTACCACGAGCACGGCGGCACCGAGGTGCTGCAGTTCGCCGAACGCCCGGTAGGCGCACCCGGTAACGGTGAGGTTGTGGTGCGCTTCGTCGCCGCGGGCCTGAACCCCGTCGACGCCAAGCTGCGAGCCGGTCGATCGCGCATGCAGCTTCCGTTGCCGGTCTGGGTGGGTCGAGAATTCTCGGGCGTGATCGAGCAGCTCGGCAGCGACATCGGCGACTTCTCGGTGGGCGATGCCGTCTTCGGTTCGATTCCGCAGGGTGCGTTTGCCGACTACGTGGTCGCTCCGGCGACGGTGATCGCGCGCGTGCCCGAGGCGGTGCCGCTCGAGGTCGCCGCCGGGCTCGCCCTCGCGGGCCAGACCGCGTGGGATGCCCTCGAGTCGCAGCAGCTGCGGGCCGGCGACGTGATCGTCGTCAGTGCCGCGGCGGGCGGCGTCGGCGGCATGCTGGCACAGCTCGCCGCCCTGCGCGGCATCCGCGTGATCGGCACGGCGAGCGCCGCGAACCACGAGTGGCTGCAGTCGCGCGGCGTCGAGCCGGTGCTCTACGGCAACGGACTCGCCGATCGCCTCGCCGCCGCGGCACCCGAGGGCATCACCGCGGTGTTCGACCAGCACGGACCCGAGACGATCGAGGCAGCACTCGCCCTCGACGTGCCGTCGGAGCGCATCAACACCATCGCGACTGATGCGACCGTCTACGGGGTGCGCAATGTGGGGCGTGGCGCTGTGCATCCGCCCACGCTGGATGCCCTCGCAGCCCTCGTCGCCGACGGCGCTCTCGACGTTCCGATCGCGGCGACCTTCCCCCTCAGCGAGGTGCGCGCAGCCTTCGAGTTTCTCGAAGCGGGCCACCTGCGCGGCAAGGTCGTGCTCACAGCCGACTGA